The following are encoded in a window of Perca flavescens isolate YP-PL-M2 unplaced genomic scaffold, PFLA_1.0 EPR50_1.1_unplaced_scaf_3, whole genome shotgun sequence genomic DNA:
- the LOC114551649 gene encoding nascent polypeptide-associated complex subunit alpha, muscle-specific form isoform X2: protein MKLLCWAVIVLSKPGRKENAWVSEVLAPRCQLTDTSKKCLERIKTLYDLVIQGWTPQVAAGHSSSPVEPQTTPQLAPPTTQVAVAQPHPPAAPPTPQLAPPTTQVAVAQPHPPAAPPTPQLAAPTTQVAVAQPHPPAAPPTPPKSLILSVASTGASQVCQEKGDSVEGGCPAPSKVVSRKRKECLHTLTGSQDFYPVKRVAKCKVVKVNDK, encoded by the exons ATGAAGCTTCTATGCTG GGCTGTAATAGTTTTGTCCAAGCCCGGAAGAAAAGAGAATGCCTGGGTTTCAGAGGTTTTGGCACCCCGTTGTCAACTGACAGACACTTCTAAAAAGTGTCTTGAAAGAATAAAGACACTCTATGATCTTGTTATTCAAG gctggaccccacaagttgcTGCAGGACATTCATCATCCCCAGTTGAACCCCAAACtacacctcaactggctccacCAACAACACAGGTTGCTGTTGCCCAGCCTCATCCCCCTGCAGCTCCACCtacacctcaactggctccacCAACAACACAGGTTGCTGTTGCCCAGCCTCATCCCCCTGCAGCTCCACCTACACCTCAACtggctgcaccaacaacacagGTTGCTGTAGCCCAGCCTCATCCCCCTGCAGCTCCACCTACACCCCCAAAGTCTTTGATTTTATCAGTAGCCTCCACTGGAGCCTCCCAAGTTTGTCAAGAAAAAG GTGACAGTGTTGAAGGAGGCTGTCCAGCTCCCAGTAAAGTGGTGTCACGTAAAAGAAAAG AATGCCTACACACACTGACAGGGAGCCAGGATTTTTACCCTGTGAAGAGGGTTGCCAAATGCAAAGTTGTTAAGGTTAATGATAAATAA
- the LOC114551649 gene encoding uncharacterized protein LOC114551649 isoform X1, with the protein MPGQGTTLRKCVVCHTEINVACKTCKACKAKQSQKLRLKKKFEKFDEKRESWVYTHQKNRTTSHIVDEASMLLEKLQALGVRAVIVLSKPGRKENAWVSEVLAPRCQLTDTSKKCLERIKTLYDLVIQGWTPQVAAGHSSSPVEPQTTPQLAPPTTQVAVAQPHPPAAPPTPQLAPPTTQVAVAQPHPPAAPPTPQLAAPTTQVAVAQPHPPAAPPTPPKSLILSVASTGASQVCQEKGDSVEGGCPAPSKVVSRKRKECLHTLTGSQDFYPVKRVAKCKVVKVNDK; encoded by the exons ATGCCAGGTCAGGGGACAACTTTAAGAAAGTGTGTGGTCTGCCACACAGAAATCAATGTCGCGTGCAAAACTTGCAAGGCATGCAAAGCAAAGCAATCTCAAAAGctaaggctaaaaaaaaaatttgaaaaatttGATGAAAAGCGGGAGAGCTGGGTCTATACCCACCAAAAAAATCGGACCACCTCCCACATCGTGGATGAAGCTTCTATGCTG cttgAAAAATTGCAGGCCCTGGGTGTAAGGGCTGTAATAGTTTTGTCCAAGCCCGGAAGAAAAGAGAATGCCTGGGTTTCAGAGGTTTTGGCACCCCGTTGTCAACTGACAGACACTTCTAAAAAGTGTCTTGAAAGAATAAAGACACTCTATGATCTTGTTATTCAAG gctggaccccacaagttgcTGCAGGACATTCATCATCCCCAGTTGAACCCCAAACtacacctcaactggctccacCAACAACACAGGTTGCTGTTGCCCAGCCTCATCCCCCTGCAGCTCCACCtacacctcaactggctccacCAACAACACAGGTTGCTGTTGCCCAGCCTCATCCCCCTGCAGCTCCACCTACACCTCAACtggctgcaccaacaacacagGTTGCTGTAGCCCAGCCTCATCCCCCTGCAGCTCCACCTACACCCCCAAAGTCTTTGATTTTATCAGTAGCCTCCACTGGAGCCTCCCAAGTTTGTCAAGAAAAAG GTGACAGTGTTGAAGGAGGCTGTCCAGCTCCCAGTAAAGTGGTGTCACGTAAAAGAAAAG AATGCCTACACACACTGACAGGGAGCCAGGATTTTTACCCTGTGAAGAGGGTTGCCAAATGCAAAGTTGTTAAGGTTAATGATAAATAA